A genomic stretch from Algoriphagus halophilus includes:
- the pdxH gene encoding pyridoxamine 5'-phosphate oxidase translates to MNISAIRKDYSLKTLNINELCTNPIDQFNIWFQEALASKVIEINAMTLSTIGEDGFPNGRIVLLKEVDSGFVFFTNYQSQKGRELAKNPVASLTFFWPELERQVRIKGEIEKVSSKLSDEYFFSRPKGSQIGAWTSPQSQKLKSKEELEQRLKEMEQKFETTPISRPLHWGGYRLIPSYVEFWQGRPSRLHDRVCYEEKNGAWELSILAP, encoded by the coding sequence ATGAATATTTCAGCAATACGTAAGGACTACAGCTTAAAAACATTGAATATCAATGAATTATGCACTAATCCTATAGACCAATTTAATATATGGTTTCAAGAAGCGCTGGCATCAAAAGTTATAGAAATTAATGCCATGACCTTATCTACTATTGGGGAAGATGGCTTTCCAAATGGTAGAATTGTACTTTTAAAGGAAGTTGACTCAGGTTTTGTCTTCTTTACAAATTACCAAAGCCAAAAAGGAAGAGAGCTCGCAAAAAACCCAGTTGCCTCACTCACATTCTTTTGGCCTGAACTTGAAAGGCAAGTTAGAATAAAAGGGGAAATAGAAAAGGTTTCCTCAAAATTGTCTGATGAATATTTCTTTTCCAGGCCAAAAGGTTCCCAAATCGGGGCATGGACCTCTCCTCAAAGTCAGAAATTAAAGTCGAAAGAGGAATTAGAGCAAAGGTTAAAAGAGATGGAACAAAAATTTGAGACCACTCCAATTTCAAGGCCTTTGCATTGGGGAGGTTACAGACTTATACCTTCTTACGTGGAATTTTGGCAAGGTAGGCCTAGCAGGCTACATGACAGGGTTTGTTACGAGGAGAAAAATGGAGCATGGGAGCTATCTATATTAGCCCCCTAA
- a CDS encoding YqgE/AlgH family protein, translated as MNQNEKITPKAGDLLLSEPFLQDENFVRSVVLLCEHNEEGSFGLVINKVSILKLAELVEDLDFLDSDVFVGGPVEQNTLHYIYLGEKELDRSIQIGKDLWWGGDYGQLVEKLKTGLIDPERVRFFIGYSGWGLNQLEEELEDKTWIVCKEEVDYQTFEYTPDELWRKLLKNMGGEFKVIANYPLDPRLN; from the coding sequence ATGAATCAAAATGAGAAAATAACACCTAAGGCAGGAGATTTACTACTTTCTGAGCCATTTTTGCAAGATGAGAATTTTGTCAGATCTGTTGTGTTGCTTTGTGAACACAATGAGGAAGGGAGCTTTGGATTGGTAATAAACAAGGTTTCTATTCTTAAACTGGCAGAATTGGTAGAGGATCTGGATTTTTTGGATTCTGATGTATTTGTTGGGGGGCCGGTAGAACAAAATACGCTTCATTACATATACCTTGGAGAAAAAGAGTTAGATAGGAGTATACAAATTGGAAAGGATTTATGGTGGGGAGGAGATTATGGCCAATTAGTAGAAAAATTGAAAACAGGATTGATTGATCCTGAAAGAGTTAGGTTTTTTATTGGTTACAGTGGTTGGGGCTTGAATCAATTAGAAGAAGAATTAGAAGATAAAACTTGGATTGTCTGTAAGGAAGAGGTCGATTATCAGACATTTGAATATACTCCAGATGAGCTTTGGAGAAAGCTTTTGAAAAATATGGGAGGAGAGTTTAAGGTAATCGCAAATTATCCTCTGGACCCAAGATTAAATTAG
- a CDS encoding DUF349 domain-containing protein, whose product MTEKSNDLSGKDKVTQTSKNEEVKGIEKETKVESTEETSDEPVAAEAETSEEVKAEEKTTETAPSPTAEPLSEPASDITGAEEKVEETAKVEETSSEEEDEEDQEEEEHEEEIDLSSLSKIQLVKLIKEKSQQGNVLKLDKLVHEIKAAFDEFIHKERDEALAKFKEEGGTEDDFDFRPSEEEKEFNKYYYEFKKQVNTIRKDAEKQKEENLAAKNELLNKLREHVDGEETTLSMASIKAIQEEWKSIGPVPASQNRSLWASYNALMDRFYDNRSIYFELKELDRKKNLESKIELCEKAEALKDVKDLKDAIKSLNELHEEFKHIGPVPRDEQEDLWQRFKAASDAVYDRRKEYYEGQKEVFQKNQVEKEALIKKLEAFTDFKAERIKDWNTKTKEILEIQKSWEKIGPVPKESGKEINKSFWSSFKQFFHNKNLFFKELDEIRATNQAKAEELIAKAEALMNNTDWQNTANQLVKLQQDWKKLGPTPEKSRDALYKKFKTACDTFFDNRRNANKQNNAEFEANLLKKQEVIKEIEAAKDASEDNLTALVGKFNELGFVPRKNMKEIQAQFKAAVDVYLEKLDPDFDREDFLFRLNLNKIQSDPNASKTLNKKEHGIRKQIADLENNIVLWKNNLEFFAASKTADKLKDQFDVKIQKAEEEIDKLKKKLSIIREF is encoded by the coding sequence ATGACTGAGAAAAGTAATGATTTGTCCGGCAAGGACAAGGTGACCCAAACCTCCAAAAATGAAGAGGTAAAGGGTATTGAAAAAGAAACAAAAGTAGAATCTACAGAAGAAACTTCTGATGAGCCAGTTGCTGCTGAAGCAGAAACTAGCGAAGAGGTGAAAGCTGAAGAAAAAACTACAGAAACTGCCCCTTCACCTACGGCTGAGCCCCTTAGTGAGCCGGCATCTGATATCACGGGTGCCGAAGAAAAAGTTGAGGAGACTGCAAAAGTAGAAGAAACCTCCTCAGAAGAAGAGGACGAAGAGGACCAGGAGGAAGAAGAACATGAAGAGGAAATAGACCTGTCTTCACTTTCCAAAATTCAATTAGTTAAGCTAATCAAAGAAAAGTCTCAACAAGGAAATGTGTTGAAACTGGATAAATTGGTGCATGAAATCAAAGCTGCCTTTGATGAATTTATCCATAAGGAAAGAGATGAGGCCTTGGCAAAATTTAAAGAAGAGGGAGGAACTGAGGATGATTTTGACTTTAGACCAAGCGAGGAAGAGAAGGAATTCAATAAATATTATTACGAGTTTAAAAAGCAGGTAAATACAATCCGAAAAGATGCTGAAAAGCAAAAAGAGGAAAATTTAGCTGCTAAAAATGAATTGCTGAATAAGTTGAGAGAGCATGTAGATGGAGAGGAGACTACTCTGAGCATGGCCTCTATCAAAGCGATTCAAGAAGAATGGAAATCTATAGGTCCTGTTCCAGCTTCTCAAAATAGAAGCCTATGGGCAAGCTATAATGCCTTGATGGATCGTTTTTACGATAACCGAAGCATTTATTTTGAATTAAAAGAGCTTGACCGTAAAAAGAACCTAGAAAGTAAGATTGAACTTTGCGAAAAAGCGGAAGCTTTGAAGGATGTGAAGGACTTGAAAGATGCCATCAAATCCTTAAATGAACTGCATGAGGAATTCAAGCATATAGGTCCTGTTCCAAGAGATGAACAAGAAGATCTTTGGCAACGATTCAAAGCTGCATCAGATGCAGTCTATGACAGAAGAAAGGAATATTACGAAGGTCAAAAAGAAGTTTTCCAAAAGAACCAGGTCGAGAAAGAAGCCTTAATAAAGAAACTGGAGGCATTCACTGATTTTAAAGCAGAGCGAATTAAGGATTGGAATACCAAGACAAAAGAGATTTTGGAAATTCAGAAATCTTGGGAAAAAATCGGTCCGGTTCCCAAAGAATCAGGAAAGGAAATCAATAAGTCTTTCTGGAGTTCATTTAAGCAATTCTTTCATAACAAGAACCTTTTCTTTAAGGAACTTGATGAAATCAGAGCAACCAATCAAGCCAAAGCGGAGGAGTTAATTGCAAAAGCTGAGGCATTGATGAATAATACAGATTGGCAAAATACAGCCAATCAATTGGTCAAATTACAGCAGGATTGGAAGAAGTTGGGTCCTACTCCTGAGAAGAGCAGAGATGCCCTTTATAAGAAGTTTAAGACCGCTTGTGATACCTTCTTTGATAATAGAAGAAATGCCAATAAGCAGAATAATGCGGAGTTTGAAGCCAATTTGCTGAAGAAGCAAGAAGTGATCAAGGAAATTGAAGCTGCGAAAGATGCTTCTGAAGATAATCTGACTGCCTTAGTTGGTAAGTTCAATGAACTTGGATTTGTTCCTAGAAAAAACATGAAGGAAATTCAAGCACAGTTCAAAGCCGCAGTTGATGTGTATTTGGAGAAGTTGGATCCAGATTTTGACAGGGAAGATTTCTTATTCAGATTAAACTTGAACAAGATTCAATCAGATCCTAATGCCTCGAAGACACTGAATAAAAAGGAACACGGAATTCGTAAGCAGATTGCCGACCTTGAAAACAACATTGTTTTATGGAAAAATAATCTTGAGTTTTTCGCGGCTTCTAAAACTGCGGATAAGTTGAAAGATCAATTTGACGTGAAGATCCAAAAAGCGGAAGAAGAAATCGATAAATTAAAGAAAAAGCTTTCCATCATTAGGGAGTTTTAA
- a CDS encoding DUF7133 domain-containing protein: protein MSFFTKSALFAISSILVFSACEPERSPFDVSPSESMDPKRLEPPFPEVALPEGIDLESPTWKGIDLSPTAPVVPVSANEEKKSFVLKPGFHMDPVLSEPQIREPAAIQFDGNGRMYVLELRTYMQDIDANGELMPTSRISRWEDTDNDGVYETGVVFLDSLVFPRYVVPFGPNAILSMESNEDHVYKFTDVDGDGKADKKELFASGLGRSGNVEHQTSFLTWALDNWMYSTYNSKRIRWTPDGVIQEPSGNPWGQWGVTQDNYGKLWFQDGAGGVPQGFQFPIAYGNFSVKGQWKDGFRIPYSLIKLADFQPGMKEANPDGSLNNVTGAAGSDVYRGDRLPKELVGQYFYGEPVGRIVRQVNSENVEGLTYIQNSYIDSKSEFIQSTDPLFRPVDMATAPDGTLYIVDMYRGIIQEGNWTQEGSYLRTKIQQYQMDDVIGNGRIWRLSYEGMPRNTEKPRMYEETSAELVRHLENPNGWWRDQAQQIMILNQDKSIVGDLENMAKTSDSELARIHALWTLEGLNSLDLSLVRALMKDPNPNIQIQALKASETLYKYGEKSLASDYLEMAKSTDPNVVIQALFSAYILKIDQVEDLMKSTLASNQAQGVQLVSTQILEKIEEAKKAASIKYAPEELALFTKGKSIFDSYCSTCHGPKGLGSPAGDGLIAPAFSGSQRIQGHPEYAVKTLLHGLTGDLEGKEYEGVMIAMNMNDDEYIASVLSYIRNDFGNEGSFITPEYVGQIREETKDRDSNYSFDELIHEVPKALAPQDNWIATASSTALQGVGSTRDPSYAFGYKGWKTEESQKPGMWYQVELPDEHQLAEIQFSAGKEEFPVGYTVSISKDGNSWTEVAKESGQPGLNNARWKSSENVRFVKIESTETGEKPWSMRSLILYAR from the coding sequence ATGAGTTTCTTTACCAAATCGGCTTTATTTGCCATTTCTTCCATCCTAGTTTTTTCAGCTTGTGAACCTGAGAGATCTCCATTTGATGTTTCTCCCTCTGAATCCATGGATCCAAAACGTCTGGAGCCTCCATTTCCTGAAGTAGCGCTTCCCGAAGGAATAGATTTGGAATCTCCTACTTGGAAAGGGATAGATCTTTCACCTACTGCTCCCGTTGTTCCGGTGTCTGCCAATGAGGAAAAGAAATCATTTGTGCTGAAACCAGGATTTCATATGGACCCGGTTTTATCAGAGCCTCAAATCAGGGAACCTGCCGCGATCCAATTTGATGGAAACGGAAGAATGTATGTACTGGAACTTCGCACGTATATGCAGGACATCGATGCCAATGGTGAATTGATGCCTACTTCCCGAATTTCCAGATGGGAGGACACAGACAATGACGGAGTATATGAAACAGGAGTGGTATTCTTGGATAGCTTGGTTTTCCCAAGATATGTGGTTCCTTTCGGTCCTAATGCAATTTTATCCATGGAGTCCAATGAGGATCATGTATACAAGTTTACAGATGTAGACGGAGACGGTAAGGCAGATAAGAAAGAGCTCTTTGCCTCAGGATTGGGCCGATCAGGGAATGTAGAGCATCAGACCAGCTTTCTTACCTGGGCATTGGACAATTGGATGTACAGTACCTATAATTCAAAAAGGATTCGATGGACACCTGATGGGGTGATCCAGGAACCAAGTGGAAATCCTTGGGGGCAATGGGGGGTGACCCAGGATAACTATGGGAAACTATGGTTTCAAGATGGAGCAGGAGGAGTACCGCAAGGTTTTCAGTTCCCTATTGCCTATGGAAACTTTAGTGTGAAAGGCCAGTGGAAAGACGGGTTTCGTATTCCTTATAGCTTAATCAAATTAGCAGACTTCCAACCCGGAATGAAAGAAGCAAATCCTGATGGGTCTTTGAATAATGTAACTGGAGCCGCAGGTAGTGATGTTTACAGAGGTGATAGACTCCCAAAAGAATTGGTGGGACAATATTTCTATGGAGAGCCAGTAGGTAGGATTGTCAGACAGGTGAATTCTGAAAATGTAGAGGGCTTGACTTATATTCAAAACAGTTACATAGATTCAAAATCAGAGTTTATCCAATCCACTGATCCTTTATTCAGACCTGTGGATATGGCCACGGCACCTGATGGGACCTTGTACATTGTTGACATGTACAGAGGAATTATTCAAGAAGGAAACTGGACGCAGGAGGGAAGCTACTTGAGGACTAAAATCCAACAGTATCAAATGGATGATGTGATTGGAAATGGTAGAATCTGGCGTTTATCCTATGAGGGGATGCCTAGAAATACGGAAAAGCCAAGAATGTATGAAGAAACCTCAGCGGAGTTGGTGAGACACCTGGAAAATCCAAATGGATGGTGGAGAGATCAGGCCCAGCAAATCATGATTTTGAACCAGGATAAATCCATTGTGGGAGATTTGGAGAATATGGCCAAAACATCCGATAGTGAATTGGCTAGGATCCATGCACTTTGGACCTTAGAAGGTCTTAATTCCTTGGACTTAAGTTTGGTAAGAGCACTGATGAAAGACCCTAACCCAAACATCCAGATTCAAGCATTGAAAGCCAGTGAGACGCTCTATAAGTATGGAGAAAAGAGTTTGGCTTCTGATTACCTAGAGATGGCAAAATCAACCGATCCAAATGTGGTGATTCAAGCCTTGTTTAGTGCCTATATTTTGAAAATTGACCAAGTGGAAGACTTGATGAAGTCTACCTTAGCTTCTAATCAAGCTCAAGGGGTGCAATTAGTTTCTACCCAGATTCTTGAAAAAATAGAGGAAGCTAAAAAGGCTGCATCCATAAAATATGCTCCGGAGGAATTGGCATTGTTTACAAAAGGAAAATCCATATTTGATAGTTATTGCTCCACTTGCCATGGCCCCAAAGGATTAGGGTCTCCTGCTGGAGATGGATTGATTGCTCCTGCATTTTCTGGTTCACAGCGAATCCAAGGTCATCCTGAATATGCGGTTAAGACTCTTTTGCATGGCCTCACAGGTGATTTGGAAGGAAAAGAATATGAAGGGGTCATGATTGCTATGAATATGAATGATGACGAGTACATCGCATCTGTGTTATCTTATATTAGAAATGATTTCGGTAATGAAGGTAGTTTTATTACCCCTGAATATGTGGGTCAAATTCGGGAGGAGACCAAAGACAGAGATTCTAATTACAGTTTTGACGAATTGATCCATGAGGTACCAAAAGCGCTGGCTCCTCAAGATAATTGGATAGCTACGGCAAGTAGCACGGCACTACAAGGGGTAGGTTCTACCAGAGACCCATCTTATGCATTTGGTTATAAAGGTTGGAAGACGGAAGAATCCCAAAAACCAGGCATGTGGTATCAAGTGGAGTTACCGGATGAGCATCAGCTTGCTGAAATCCAATTTAGTGCTGGCAAAGAAGAATTTCCGGTTGGATATACGGTTTCTATTTCAAAAGATGGGAATAGCTGGACTGAAGTTGCCAAAGAAAGCGGTCAGCCTGGTTTGAACAATGCGAGATGGAAATCTTCAGAAAACGTAAGGTTTGTGAAAATTGAAAGCACTGAAACTGGAGAGAAACCTTGGTCTATGCGAAGCTTGATTTTGTATGCCAGGTAA
- a CDS encoding arylsulfatase, giving the protein MKISVISLIASLCIVISCNEKDSSENELTPPNIILIYADDLGIGLLGQEGQQIITTPHIDRLAKEGIRFNRAYSNMLCAPARASLITGLHDSHQEGFPINEGGAYKYATSSNLDSIERALNDKLTLGEDPIYLGEVAQKMGYTTAQFGKLEWGFSATDQQMKAHGWDYYLGYLDHIRAHGFYPPFLFENRKMVHYPRNTHLDAGKSKEPETPEHFEERWDMKGKEVYSEDIFMEGILNFLEENQENPFFLFFPTQLPHGPVSIPKVHPDFINDDRLTQIEKEYASMVKLLDDHVGQIMDKLNELDLRENTLVIFTSDNGHEIYYSQEGRTLKPYTNMETGERFDNYEHKYYSDLAGDVFNGNGGRAGLKRSNLEGGIRVPMIASWPSKIEAGSVSNLLIANYDLLATLAEVVGYEGNLKTDGISFYQELIGNQEDDHHEFVVYSSFTGPTLITNDGWKLRTYLPKESFELYYLPEDFKEEHDLATKFPEKLMELKETLLNACDGNFQNGWYGNQ; this is encoded by the coding sequence TTGAAAATATCAGTCATCTCCTTGATCGCAAGTCTTTGTATAGTCATCTCCTGCAATGAAAAAGATAGCTCGGAAAATGAATTAACACCTCCAAATATTATCTTGATTTATGCGGATGACTTAGGAATAGGCCTATTGGGACAAGAAGGGCAGCAGATTATAACAACCCCTCACATTGATCGATTAGCCAAAGAGGGAATCAGGTTTAATCGGGCGTATTCTAATATGCTTTGTGCTCCTGCCAGGGCTTCTTTGATTACTGGATTACATGATAGCCATCAGGAAGGTTTTCCAATCAATGAGGGAGGGGCATATAAGTATGCCACCAGTTCAAATTTGGATTCCATAGAACGTGCACTAAACGACAAGTTGACTTTGGGTGAGGATCCTATTTATTTAGGTGAAGTAGCTCAAAAAATGGGATATACAACTGCTCAATTTGGAAAATTGGAATGGGGTTTTTCTGCCACTGATCAACAAATGAAAGCGCATGGATGGGATTATTACCTCGGATACCTAGATCATATTAGAGCACATGGATTCTATCCACCTTTCCTTTTTGAAAATAGGAAAATGGTCCACTATCCCAGAAATACTCATTTGGATGCCGGGAAGTCCAAAGAGCCTGAGACTCCTGAGCATTTTGAAGAAAGGTGGGATATGAAAGGAAAGGAAGTGTATTCCGAAGATATCTTCATGGAGGGTATATTAAATTTTTTAGAGGAAAATCAAGAGAACCCATTTTTCTTATTCTTTCCTACCCAACTTCCCCATGGTCCGGTTTCTATTCCCAAGGTTCACCCAGATTTTATTAATGATGATCGGCTGACTCAAATTGAAAAAGAATATGCCTCCATGGTCAAGCTGCTGGACGATCATGTGGGACAAATCATGGATAAGCTGAACGAATTGGATTTGAGAGAGAATACGCTTGTCATTTTTACCTCAGATAATGGTCATGAGATCTATTATAGTCAAGAAGGTAGAACCTTAAAGCCCTATACGAATATGGAGACAGGTGAACGTTTTGATAACTACGAGCACAAATATTATAGTGATTTGGCTGGGGATGTTTTTAATGGGAATGGGGGTCGAGCAGGCTTAAAAAGAAGCAATTTGGAAGGTGGCATCCGGGTACCGATGATTGCATCCTGGCCTTCCAAAATAGAGGCAGGAAGCGTTTCGAATCTGTTAATTGCAAATTATGATCTCCTTGCCACCCTTGCTGAGGTAGTTGGTTATGAAGGAAATCTCAAAACCGATGGAATTTCTTTCTATCAAGAACTAATCGGAAATCAGGAGGATGACCATCATGAATTTGTCGTGTACTCCTCATTTACCGGGCCCACCTTAATTACCAATGATGGATGGAAGCTTAGAACTTATCTCCCCAAAGAATCCTTTGAATTGTATTATTTACCTGAAGATTTTAAAGAGGAACATGATTTAGCTACTAAGTTTCCCGAAAAATTAATGGAATTAAAAGAAACCCTATTGAACGCCTGTGACGGAAATTTTCAGAATGGGTGGTATGGTAATCAATAA
- a CDS encoding SGNH/GDSL hydrolase family protein, translating into MISIKTPLLVLFLLTSIGLSAQQYQEDLPIKNSLNYGKSVAVFGGSVSVIPPSEVAKDLWKERLGMSVTNYGVGGAGFSSLQGKSLQQQVDEAGVFDIYILWASTNDYTNNRAIGSYTDYTEFDDFDEEKLVTQAGGINYCIQKIYELNPHATIYFFTSSKAFNNRGGYDPFDENGMVKYVEIQKQICELHGIPYLDQFTLGGYNLYNQDQFYRDPIHMNEAGYEKLGALQVAFLAFPN; encoded by the coding sequence ATGATTTCCATTAAAACTCCCCTCCTTGTCTTATTCCTTTTGACATCGATAGGCTTGTCCGCCCAACAATACCAAGAAGATCTTCCCATCAAGAATTCCCTTAATTACGGAAAGTCTGTCGCTGTTTTTGGTGGATCAGTTTCCGTAATCCCTCCAAGTGAAGTAGCTAAAGATCTTTGGAAAGAGCGTTTGGGAATGTCAGTGACCAATTATGGTGTAGGAGGAGCTGGTTTTTCTTCTTTACAAGGGAAATCACTTCAGCAACAAGTTGATGAAGCAGGCGTTTTTGACATTTATATTCTATGGGCATCAACGAATGATTATACGAACAACAGAGCAATTGGAAGCTACACAGACTATACAGAATTTGATGATTTCGATGAGGAAAAACTTGTCACACAGGCTGGAGGCATCAATTATTGCATCCAAAAAATCTATGAATTGAATCCCCATGCCACGATTTATTTTTTCACTTCAAGCAAGGCATTTAACAATCGAGGTGGCTATGACCCTTTTGATGAAAACGGAATGGTAAAGTATGTAGAAATTCAAAAGCAAATCTGTGAATTGCATGGTATTCCCTACCTAGACCAGTTTACCTTGGGGGGATACAACCTCTATAATCAGGATCAATTTTACCGGGATCCCATTCATATGAATGAAGCTGGTTATGAAAAATTAGGAGCTTTGCAAGTAGCCTTTCTGGCCTTCCCAAATTAA
- a CDS encoding c-type cytochrome, with product MKITILSKSAMIMLAALLVACGAENKEEKAVVVEKETPVVKEAPKEPEPTVSEPEVEEVKEEAVVSEASKTISGEDKIANSDCLSCHMKERQVVGPAFLDIAAEYENNDANVSKLATKVIEGGAGVWGEAAMPPHPTLSEEDAKDMVRYILGLS from the coding sequence ATGAAAATTACAATCTTGTCAAAGTCAGCAATGATCATGCTCGCTGCACTTTTAGTTGCCTGTGGTGCGGAAAATAAGGAAGAAAAGGCAGTGGTAGTGGAAAAAGAAACTCCAGTTGTAAAAGAAGCTCCTAAAGAGCCAGAACCAACAGTTTCTGAACCAGAAGTGGAAGAAGTGAAAGAAGAAGCTGTAGTAAGTGAGGCTAGCAAAACAATTTCTGGCGAAGATAAAATTGCCAATTCAGATTGTCTTTCTTGTCATATGAAAGAAAGACAAGTGGTAGGTCCAGCATTTCTGGATATCGCTGCTGAATATGAAAACAATGATGCCAATGTCAGCAAGCTTGCTACTAAGGTCATCGAAGGAGGAGCAGGTGTTTGGGGGGAAGCAGCTATGCCACCACATCCAACTCTAAGTGAAGAGGATGCCAAGGACATGGTAAGATATATCTTGGGCCTTAGTTAA
- a CDS encoding Gfo/Idh/MocA family protein: MSKKKFNIAIIGLGFGAEFIPIYQKHQLANMYAICQRNKEKAEEIGKAFGIEKVYTDYDELLKDPEIDAVHINTPIQNHAEQSLKALRAGKHVACTVPMATTVEECKAIVEEVQRTGLTYMMMETVIYSREFLFVKEMYEKGELGKIQFLRASHQQEMAGWPGYWEGLPPMHYATHCVGPVLALPKAQAEYVSCLGSGRIDENLIPKYGSPFAIETCHIKFKDSDLAAEVTRSLFNTARQYRESFDVYGSKKSFEWTLIEHEDSVIHTGETPERVKIPDYAHLLPEEIASFTTAGVYDGDDNQHLSFIQGSGHGGSHPHLVNEFLNALAEERAPYPDAKQSANITCVGILAHESAMAGGKIIHLPEFTLS, encoded by the coding sequence ATGAGTAAGAAGAAATTTAACATTGCAATTATCGGACTCGGCTTTGGGGCTGAATTTATTCCGATTTACCAAAAGCACCAATTGGCCAACATGTATGCCATTTGTCAGAGAAATAAAGAAAAGGCTGAAGAGATCGGTAAAGCTTTTGGGATAGAAAAAGTATATACGGATTATGATGAGTTATTAAAAGATCCGGAAATTGATGCGGTTCATATCAATACACCTATTCAAAACCATGCGGAACAATCCCTAAAGGCACTTAGAGCTGGAAAGCATGTGGCTTGTACCGTACCGATGGCTACCACAGTAGAGGAATGTAAGGCAATTGTCGAGGAAGTTCAACGTACCGGATTGACTTACATGATGATGGAAACGGTGATTTATAGTCGTGAATTCCTGTTTGTGAAGGAAATGTATGAGAAAGGTGAATTGGGTAAAATTCAGTTTCTTAGAGCTTCTCATCAGCAGGAAATGGCTGGTTGGCCAGGCTATTGGGAAGGCCTCCCTCCTATGCACTATGCGACGCACTGTGTGGGACCAGTATTGGCGTTACCAAAAGCTCAGGCTGAGTATGTTTCTTGTTTGGGTTCAGGTAGAATTGATGAAAACTTGATTCCAAAATATGGTTCTCCTTTCGCTATTGAAACCTGTCATATTAAGTTTAAAGATTCAGATTTAGCGGCAGAGGTAACCAGATCCCTATTCAATACGGCAAGGCAATACAGAGAGAGTTTTGATGTCTATGGTTCCAAGAAATCTTTTGAATGGACGCTTATCGAACATGAAGATTCTGTCATCCACACTGGTGAAACTCCAGAAAGGGTAAAAATACCTGACTATGCCCATTTACTTCCGGAAGAAATTGCTTCTTTCACGACTGCTGGGGTATATGATGGTGACGATAACCAGCACCTTTCCTTCATTCAAGGTTCAGGACATGGTGGTTCTCACCCTCATTTAGTGAATGAATTCTTAAATGCTTTGGCAGAAGAAAGAGCTCCATACCCAGATGCAAAACAGTCAGCCAATATAACCTGCGTAGGTATTTTGGCTCATGAATCAGCAATGGCCGGTGGAAAAATCATTCATTTACCGGAGTTTACACTGAGCTAA
- a CDS encoding sugar phosphate isomerase/epimerase family protein, with translation MSLEVKFGVSTWLWTSPFNKETVKLFPKIKGFGYDYVEIPVEDPALIDINGVKAALADNGLKAVICGAFGTSRDLTNEDPSFHKTSFDYLNSCFEIAAALDCKFVAGPMYSAVGKARLVSPEQKKIEWDRAVSNLRIVCQNARKFGLEIALETLNRFETDLINTCEELMQLISDINEPEAKVILDGFHMSIEEPDPEAAIKLAGDKLIHFQVSENYRGTPGTGQTPWAAYKRGLEAVNYQGVISIESFTPEVKELAGAVCIWKPLAPSQDSFANEGLKFLKKWASEA, from the coding sequence ATGTCTCTTGAAGTAAAATTCGGGGTAAGTACCTGGTTATGGACTTCCCCTTTTAATAAGGAAACGGTAAAACTATTTCCTAAGATTAAAGGATTTGGTTACGATTACGTGGAGATTCCAGTAGAAGATCCAGCGCTGATAGATATCAATGGAGTAAAGGCTGCTTTGGCAGATAATGGTCTAAAGGCAGTGATTTGCGGTGCCTTTGGTACAAGTAGGGATTTGACCAATGAAGATCCCAGCTTCCATAAAACCAGTTTTGATTACTTAAACAGCTGTTTTGAAATTGCCGCAGCTTTGGATTGCAAATTTGTGGCAGGTCCCATGTATTCTGCAGTAGGAAAAGCCCGACTGGTTTCACCGGAACAGAAAAAAATCGAATGGGACAGAGCAGTAAGTAATCTGAGGATTGTCTGTCAAAATGCACGGAAATTCGGGTTGGAAATCGCATTGGAAACATTGAATCGTTTTGAAACCGATTTGATCAATACCTGTGAAGAGCTAATGCAGTTGATATCAGACATCAATGAACCTGAAGCCAAGGTTATTTTAGATGGTTTTCATATGAGCATTGAGGAACCTGACCCAGAAGCTGCCATCAAATTGGCAGGGGATAAATTGATCCATTTTCAGGTTTCTGAAAATTACCGAGGAACACCTGGAACCGGACAAACTCCTTGGGCAGCCTATAAAAGAGGTTTAGAAGCGGTCAATTATCAAGGAGTTATTTCAATTGAAAGCTTTACCCCAGAAGTTAAGGAATTGGCCGGAGCCGTATGTATTTGGAAACCATTGGCACCAAGCCAAGATAGCTTTGCCAATGAAGGATTGAAATTTTTAAAGAAATGGGCTTCTGAAGCCTGA